In a genomic window of Quercus lobata isolate SW786 chromosome 4, ValleyOak3.0 Primary Assembly, whole genome shotgun sequence:
- the LOC115988128 gene encoding E3 ubiquitin-protein ligase ORTHRUS 2-like, translated as MAQQVYDLPCDGEGTCMACKNKPTAEESLACNTCATPWHVVCLSVRPNSLADTLQWDCPDCSLLSANPAPVSGAGESSSSGGLIAAICAIESDSSLTEREKAKRRQQLLCKDAGPSDHKEVTNGDDNLLSILDGLNCSFCMQLLERPVSTPCGHNFCLKCFTKWIGQGKRNCANCRKEIPPKMARLPLINSTLVTVIRMAKMAKANAEVGTSRDYPVFRNEDRPDKAFSTERSVKRGNANAASGKIFVTTPMDHFGPILPENDPIRNQGVLVGETWENRFECRQWGVHNPHISGIAGQSKHGAQSVTLSGGYEDDEDHGEWFLYTGSGGRDLSGNKRTNKEHSFDQQFENSNEALRLSCRMGYPVRVVRSHKEKRSSYAPEQRLRYDGIYRVEKCWRKTGIKGFKVCRYLFVRCDNAPAPWTSDVHGDRPRPLPVIEELNVAIDITERKESPSWDYDEEKGCWMWKKPPPCSRKRTNYGRSEEGKRTKKVKRQSQNKSVKEKLLKECSCYICKKVMTSPLTTPCAHNFCKSCLEGAFAGQSLVRQRTCEGRRTLRAQKNIMKCPSCSNDIAEFLQNPQVNRELMEVIESLQREIAKENKESKEETDGIHEKPKGVDVSNEIVEEAKENNLKGQIESEIQQTEKLKKTSGKCAQKRSRKKGSASCKQLDDGKNGVDPSEPEKAAGEELQDPVAESKV; from the exons ATGGCTCAACAAGTTTACGACCTTCCTTGTGATGGTGAAGGCACTTGCATGGCTTGCAAGAACAAGCCCACAGCTGAGGAATCTCTCGCGTGCAATACATGTGCCACGCCGTGGCACGTCGTGTGCCTCTCTGTTCGTCCCAACTCCTTAGCCGATACTCTCCAATGGGACTGCCCTGATTGTTCTCTGCTGTCTGCAAACCCGGCACCTGTCTCCGGCGCCGGAGAATCGTCGAGTTCAGGTGGCCTTATAGCCGCGATTTGCGCGATCGAGTCAGACTCGTCGTTGACTGAACGTGAGAAGGCTAAGAGAAGGCAGCAGCTGCTGTGTAAAGACGCGGGACCTTCGGATCATAAGGAGGTGACTAACGGTGATGACAACCTCCTCAGTATTCTCGATGGTCTGAACTGTTCCTTCTGCATGCAATTACTGGAAAGACCTGTGTCG actCCTTGTGGTCACAACTTCTGCCTGAAGTGTTTCACAAAATGGATAGGGCAAGGCAAACGCAACTGTGCGAATTGTCGCAAGGAAATCCCACCAAAGATGGCAAGACTTCCTCTGATAAACTCTACACTTGTCACTGTCATTAGAATGGCAAAGATGGCGAAAGCCAATGCTGAAGTTGGGACGTCAAGGGATTATCCTGTTTTCCGTAACGAAGATCGCCCGGATAAGGCATTTTCGACTGAACGATCAGTAAAACGGGGAAATGCTAATGCAGCTAGTGGAAAAATATTTGTGACTACACCTATGGATCATTTTGGGCCAATTCTCCCAGAAAATGATCCGATAAGAAATCAAGGTGTGCTGGTAGGGGAGACTTGGGAAAATAGATTTGAATGTAGGCAATGGGGCGTACACAATCCTCATATTTCAGGTATTGCTGGGCAGTCAAAGCATGGTGCCCAATCAGTTACCCTCTCTGGGGGCTATGAAGATGATGAGGATCATGGCGAATGGTTCCTATACACAGGGAG TGGTGGAAGGGACCTTAGTGGCAATAAACGCACAAACAAGGAACATTCTTTTGATCAgcagttcgaaaattctaatgAGGCATTACGACTTAGTTGCCGGATGGGTTATCCTGTTCGTGTGGTGAG GTCTCACAAGGAGAAACGCTCTTCTTATGCCCCTGAACAAAGGTTACGTTATGATGGGATTTACAGAGTTGAGAAATGCTGGCGGAAAACTGGGATTAAA GGATTTAAGGTGTGTAGATATCTTTTTGTTAGATGTGACAATGCTCCTGCCCCATGGACAAG TGATGTTCATGGAGACCGTCCAAGACCACTGCCCGTCATTGAGGAGTTGAATGTTGCAATTGACATAACCGAAAGGAAGGAATCTCCATCTTGGGACTATGAT GAGGAAAAAGGTTGCTGGATGTGGAAGAAACCTCCACCATGTAGTAGAAAGCGGACCAATTATGGACGTTCGGAAGAAGGGAAGAGAACGAAGAAAGTTAAACGGCAATCACAAAATAAGTCTGTAAAAGAGAAACTTCTGAAAG AGTGTAGCTGCTACATTTGCAAGAAGGTGATGACTTCTCCACTTACTACCCCTTGTGCTCATAACTTTTGCAAAAGCTGCCTAGAGGGTGCCTTTGCTGGTCAAAGTTTAGTGAGACAGAGGACATGTGAAGGCAGACGAACGTTACGAGCACAAAAGAACATCATGAAATGCCCTTCGTGTTCAAATGACATAGCTGAGTTTCTTCAGAACCCCCAG GTTAACAGAGAACTGATGGAGGTGATAGAATCACTACAACGCGAAATTGCAAAGGAAAACAAGGAGTCAAAAGAAGAAACTGATGGCATCCATGAGAAGCCAAAAGGAGTCGATGTAAGTAATGAAATTGTGGAGGAAGCCAAAGAAAATAACTTGAAAGGTCAGATTGAAAGTGAAATCCAGCAAACAGAAAAGCTGAAAAAGACCAGTGGCAAATGTGCACAAAAACGTAGTAGAAAGAAGGGCAGTGCATCCTGTAAGCAACTTGACGATGGAAAAAATGGCGTTGATCCTTCAGAACCTGAAAAAGCTGCCGGTGAAGAATTACAAGATCCTGTTGCAGAGAGCAAAGTTTAA
- the LOC115983530 gene encoding probable LRR receptor-like serine/threonine-protein kinase At3g47570: protein MGLSHWSSAPPSSSLSMHAFILLLCCGFLVVGGNNVTDRLALLEFKAKITQDPFGVMTSWNDSIHFCQWQGVTCGRRHQRVTVLDLQSSKLVGSITPHVGNLSFLINLTLPNNSFHSEIPPEIGRLRRLQVLRLDNNTLNGKIPSNLSGCANLIDFRVGYNLLMGEIPTTLGTWSKLRYFALYKNNITGTIPSYFGNLSSLEKFSLVDNNLGGNIPESFGQLSKLAFFSVAQNTLSGTIPLSIFNLSSLNHFSVEFNKIEGRLPLDIGITLPNIEVLGISRNQFTGSIPISISNATNLEYIGFNENKISGKVPSLEKLNRLRIFLIAINNLGNEGANDLSFICSLTNATNIDKLDIGLNNFGGEFPKCIGNFSTTLKVLNLESNKIFGSIHSEIGNLINLEDLEIFHNKLSGNIPYEIGKLQKIQYLDLSQNNFFGNIPSSLGNLTIVIYLRLFENNLQGSIPLSLKNCRNLLELYLNNNNLTGSISSQVIGLSFSPTFLDLSTNQFTGVLPMEIGTLKNLEFLDISKNMLIGKIPTSLGSCIKLEFLDMRKNLFQGIIPPSLGSLRGLQELDLSNNNLSGQIPEFLEHFVFLQFLNLSYNHFEGEVPKDGIFKNKSATFITGNDKLCGGIPKFQLPKCKHEKSKKKKLTHTLKLIISIFFGLLGATLVVSLLLLRSLTKKRKENTLSDSRNFLLNLSYQSLLNATDGFSSANLIGVGSFGSVYKGILDQGRHIVAIKVLNLLHHGASKSFIAECEVVRNVRHRNLVKVLTSCSGIDYQGNDFKALVYEFMANGNLDEWLHPTLNPNETLEEPRNLSLFQRLDIVIDVANALDYLHHHCQTPIVHCDLKPSNVLLDDEMIGHIGDFGLARLLFDATQECSIDHSSSIGVRGTIGYTPPEYGVGNEVSIYGDVYSYGILLLEMFTGKRPIDKIFQDGINLHYFVKEALSERIIDIVDPILLRERELGETRMNDLNHYEGQDGSLKIQECFALILGIGVACSVESPRERMNISDVIIKLHSIRQKLIGTNVRRQRLQATGARG, encoded by the exons ATGGGGCTTTCCCACTGGAGTTCAGCTCCACCATCCTCTTCTTTATCCATGCATGCTTTTATCCTTCTCTTGTGCTGTGGCTTCTTAGTGGTTGGGGGGAATAATGTGACAGACCGGTTGGCGTTGCTTGAGTTCAAAGCCAAGATTACTCAGGACCCTTTCGGGGTTATGACATCTTGGAATGACAGCATCCACTTTTGCCAATGGCAAGGGGTTACTTGCGGTCGCCGACATCAGAGGGTTACTGTGTTGGACCTACAATCTTCAAAACTGGTAGGCTCTATAACACCACATGTtggaaatttaagttttttgataAATCTAACTCTCCCAAACAACAGCTTTCATAGTGAAATCCCTCCAGAAATTGGCCGTTTACGCAGATTGCAAGTCTTACGATTGGACAATAACACACTTAACGGCAAAATTCCTAGCAACTTGTCTGGTTGTGCAAACCTCATCGACTTTCGGGTCGGCTACAACCTTTTGATGGGAGAAATCCCTACAACACTTGGCACCTGGTCAAAGCTCCGATACTTTGctctttacaaaaataatatcacaGGAACCATCCCATCTTATTTTGGAAACTTATCATCACTAGAAAAGTTTTCTCTAGTTGATAATAACTTGGGTGGTAATATCCCTGAATCTTTTGGCCAATTAAGTAAGCTTGCATTCTTTTCTGTGGCTCAAAATACATTGTCAGGTACAATTCCTCTCTCAATCTTCAATCTGTCTTCATTAAACCACTTTAGTGTAGAATTCAACAAAATAGAAGGGCGTCTTCCGTTGGACATAGGTATCACTCTACCAAATATCGAAGTATTAGGCATCTCTCGCAACCAATTTACTGGATCAATCCCCATTTCAATATCTAATGCCACAAATCTAGAATATATAGGattcaatgaaaataaaataagtggaAAAGTTCCTTCTTTGGAGAAGCTAAATAGACTTAGAATTTTTCTCATTGCGATCAACAATCTTGGAAATGAAGGGGCAAACGACTTGAGTTTTATCTGTTCTTTAACAAATGCCACCAATATAGATAAATTGGACATAGGTCTCAACAACTTTGGGGGAGAGTTCCCCAAGTGCATTGGAAATTTCTCAACTACTCTTAAGGTCTTAAATCtagaaagtaataaaatatttggaaGTATTCATTCTGAAATAGGAAATTTGATCAACTTGGAAGATCTTGAAatatttcataacaaattatcaGGTAATATTCCATATGAAATTGGAAAGCTCCAAAAGATACAGTATTTGGATTTATCTCAAAATAACTTTTTTGGGAATATTCCATCATCTCTTGGAAATTTAACGATTGTGATATACTTGCGCTTATTTGAGAATAATCTTCAAGGCAGCATTCCTTTAAGCCTTAAAAATTGTCGAAATTTGTTAGAGCTATATCTTAATAATAACAATCTCACTGGTTCAATATCATCGCAAGTCATTGGTCTCTCATTCTCACCAACTTTTCTAGATTTGTCTACCAACCAATTCACTGGTGTCCTTCCTATGGAAATAGGAACTTTAAAAAATCTAGAATTTTTAGATATTTCTAAAAACATGTTGATTGGTAAAATTCCAACAAGTCTTGGAAGCTGCATAAAGTTGGAATTTTTAGACATGAGAAAAAACCTCTTCCAAGGGATCATTCCTCCATCTTTGGGATCATTAAGAGGTCTTCAAGAATTAGATCtttctaataataatttgtctGGCCAAATTCCCGAATTTTTGGAGCACTTTGTCTTCTTGCAATTTCTAAATCTATCTTACAACCATTTTGAGGGTGAGGTACCAAAAGATGGAATTTTCAAGAACAAGAGTGCAACCTTCATTACGGGAAATGATAAGCTTTGTGGGGGCATTCCTAAATTTCAGCTTCCTAAATGCAAACacgaaaaatccaaaaagaagaagttgacCCATACATTGAAGTTAataatctctatattttttggGCTTCTTGGAGCAACTTTGGTTGTGTCACTTCTACTTCTTCGGTctttaacaaagaaaagaaaggaaaacaccTTAAGTGACTCAAGAAATTTTCTCTTGAATCTATCTTACCAAAGTCTTCTAAATGCAACCGATGGGTTCTCTTCTGCCAATTTAATTGGTGTGGGTAGCTTTGGGTCTGTGTATAAAGGAATTCTTGATCAAGGTAGACATATAGTTGCTATTAAGGTGCTCAACCTTTTGCATCATGGAGCTTCCAAAAGTTTCATAGCAGAGTGTGAGGTTGTACGAAATGTTAGACATCGAAATCTTGTCAAGGTGCTTACATCATGTTCTGGCATTGACTATCAAGGTAATGATTTTAAAGCTTTGGTATATGAGTTCATGGCAAATGGCAACCTAGATGAATGGTTGCATCCAACTCTAAATCCAAATGAGACTCTTGAGGAACCAAGGAATTTGAGTCTTTTTCAAAGGCTGGATATTGTCATAGATGTTGCTAATGCGTTGGATTATCTTCATCACCATTGCCAAACACCAATAGTGCATTGCGACCTCAAGCCTAGCAATGTACTTCTTGATGATGAAATGATTGGACATATAGGTGACTTTGGCTTGGCAAGATTGCTTTTTGATGCCACCCAAGAATGTTCTATTGATCATTCAAGCTCCATCGGAGTAAGAGGCACAATTGGTTATACTCCTCCAG AGTATGGTGTGGGAAATGAAGTGTCAATATATGGTGATGTCTATAGTTACGGGATATTATTATTGGAGATGTTCACTGGAAAAAGGCCTATTGATAAGATTTTTCAAGATGGCATTAATCTTCATTACTTTGTTAAAGAAGCTTTGTCGGAAAGAATAATTGACATTGTAGATCCTATCCTTCTTCGGGAAAGAGAATTAGGAGAGACAAGGATGAATGACCTTAATCATTATGAAGGTCAAGATGGAAGTCTAAAAATTCAAGAATGCTTTGCTTTGATACTTGGAATTGGAGTTGCTTGTTCGGTTGAATCTCCAAGAGAAAGGATGAACATAAGTGATGTTATAATTAAGCTACATTCAATTCGACAAAAACTTATTGGAACTAACGTACGCAGACAAAGGCTTCAAGCCACAG GTGCACGAGGATGA